In the Carboxydothermus hydrogenoformans Z-2901 genome, ATTAATCGGTAAATTTTTAGCGGTAGCTTTAATTGGGGTGCTTCAAGCTGTAATTTCTGGTATAATTTTAGAAAAAGGGCTTGACCTTCAGGTTGCATCTCAATGGAAATTCTTTGGATTTGCTATTTTAATGTCCCTAACTTTCTTAGCGATTATCGGTTTAATGGTTTCCCTTTTTGGCATGGCAGGAAGGTTTTTGGCGGTAGTTTTATTGATTTTGCAATTAGCTTCTTGCGGTGGTGCTTTTCCCTTTGAACTATTACCAAAATTCTTCCGGGAAATTAGCGTTTATTTGCCGATGACTTACGGAGTTTATGGCTTAAGGGAAGCCATTTCCGGTGGCTCCGGGATGAGCTTTAACCACAGTGTTTTCATGATGGCTTTGTTTGGGGTAATTGCCTTAATACTAAATTATTTTGTCACGCCAAGGCATGTAAGGCTTTCCGATTTATCGCCTAACGAAGGTAACGTAATTTAGCTGTTTGGAGGATAAGATGAATCCAAAGATTCGGGCGATTTTAAAAGCTGCGGCTAAAGTGATGGCCCAAAAGGGCTTTGAAAAAGCTACCATGGATGAAATTGCTAAAATTAGTAAGGTAGCCAAGGGGACTTTATATTACTATTTCAAAAGTAAAGAGGAACTTTTTTTAAAGCTTACCCTTTCTATTCTTGAAGAATTAGAGGAAAGAACTAAAAAGGTTTTAGAGTTAAAAGTTTCGGCGGCGGAGAAACTTAGAGCTTTAATAAAGGTCCAGGTGGAATTTTTCTTAGAGTTTCACGAGGAGGTAGTATTAGTTTTAGGGGATTTCTTTGGAAGTACCCTTCCCCGGGAAAGTTTTCGGGTAAAGATTAATGATTATTACCGGCTTATAAACCAACTAATAGCGGAAGGGATAAAAGCCAACGAATTTCGGGAAGTTAACCTGGAAATTTTTGTTCCGGCTTTTTTTGGAATGACTTCCTTTGCTACTATTCGCGGTATTTTAAGAGAGAAAGGGTTTTTAAAAGAGCAGCTTATCAATAATTTAACGGAGATAGTTTTAAACGGTTTAAAAAAATAACCGGGTTATCCCGGTTATTTTTTTGTAAAGGTTTTGAGAAAAAAGAGAAAAATTTTTGCACCTTGTATACATTTTGTTATTTTATTGACAAAAGCGGTTGGTGTTTTATAAAATTATCAGCAAAACATTTTACAGAAAAAGCAGTGAATGGGAGCGGTGCAAAAGGAAGGCCCCAGAGAGCCGGGGGTAGCTGCGAACCCGGTGCCGGAGTTTTGCACAGATCGCCCAGGAGCTTTCCGGTCGAAAGGTTAGTAGGCCGGAACGGTTTTTGACCGTTATGCCAATGAAGCGGCCGGGTTACCATGCCCGGCAAGCAGGGTGGTACCGCGGGCAAAACCCCCGTCCCTGGACGTTCAGGGGCGGGGGTTGTTTTTATATATTTTTGGCATAAAAATTTATAATTTTTAATAAAATTGCGGAGGTGTGGGAAATGGGGCTTCTTATTTACCTGGATGGAAAGTTTGTACCGGAGGAGGAAGCGAAAGTTTCGGTATTTGACCACGGTCTTTTATATGGTGATGGGGTATTTGAAGGTATCAGAGCGTACAACAACCGGGTATTTAAGCTAAAAGAACATATCGACCGGCTTTACGAGTCGGCCAAGGCTATTCTTTTAGAAATACCTCTAACCAAGGAAGAAATGACCGAAGTTGTTCTGGAAACCATGCGTAAAAACAACTTACGGGAAGGATATATTCGGTTGGTGGTTACCCGGGGGAAAGGTGACCTGGGCTTAGACCCCAGAAAATGTCCAAAAGCTACGGTTTTTTGCATCGGTTCTTCCATTACCCTTTATCCCGAGCGTTTTTACGAGGAAGGCCTTGAAGTGATTACCGTGCCAACCCGGCGCAACTTAAACGAAGCTTCCAGCCCCCGAATTAAGTCGTTAAATTACTTAAACAACATCCTGGCCAAAATTGAAGCCAATTTACACGGGGTCTTAGAAGCAATTCTTCTAAATCAGGAGGGTTATGTGGCGGAAGCTACCGGGGACAATGTTTTTATCGTTAAAAACGGTCGCTTAATTACACCACCTTCTTATGCCGGAATTTTAGAAGGTATTACCCGTAATACGGTTATGGATTTGGCCAGAAAAAGAGGCATTCCCGTGGAAGAAAAGCTGTTTACCCGCTATGACATCTTTAATGCCGATGAGTGTTTCTTGACCGGTACTGCGGCGGAAGTAATACCGGTAGTAAAAGTTGATGGAAGAACTATCGGTGAAGGTGTACCCGGTCCTATGACCAAGACGTTAATCAAAGATTTCCGGGAATACGTTACTACCGACGGTCCATTTATTTTCAGCGAGTAGAGGGGGAGAAAGATGCCAAGTCACCTCATTAAGTCAGGCATTAGCAAAGCACCGCATCGAAGTTTACTTAAGGCTTTGGGAATTACCGATAATGAGCTAAAACGCCCGTTTATCGGCGTTGTTCACAGTTTTTCGGAAATTGTTCCCGGGCACGTTCATTTAAGAACGGTGGTTGAAGCGGTAAAAGCCGGAGTGAGAACTGCCGGCGGGGTTCCCTTTGAGCTCCCGGTAATCGGTGTTTGCGATGGTATAGCCATGAACCACGAGGGAATGAAGTATTCGCTTGCCAGCCGGGAACTTATTGCCGATTCGGTGGAAGTAATGGTTAAAGCTCACCAGTTTGATGCCCTTGTCTTTGTTCCCAACTGCGACAAAATTGTTCCCGGAATGTTAATTGCGGCAATGCGTTTAAATCTTCCGGCTATTTTTGTCAGCGGTGGGCCGATGTTAGCGGGAAGAGTAAGGGGAAAAAGCGTTTCCCTCAGCAATGTTTTTGAAGGGGTAGGGGCTGTTGCTGCCGGCCTTATGAGTGAAGAGGAACTTTTAGAGTATGAAAATTACGCCTGCCCCGGCTGTGGCTCGTGTGCCGGGATGTTTACCGCCAACTCGATGAACTGTTTAACCGAGGCCATAGGGATGGCCCTTCCCGGAAACGGCACTATTCCGGCGGTGTATGCCGAAAGGTTAAGGCTTGCTAAACTTTCCGGGGAAAAGGTAATGGAACTACTTTCCCAAAATATCCGTCCCCGGGATATCTTTACCCGGGAGAGTTTGTTAAATGGTTTGGCGGTAGATATGGCTTTAGGGTGCTCGACCAATACGGTTTTACATTTGGCGGCGGTAGCTTATGAGGCGGGAGTGGAGTTCGATTTAAACCTGGTTAACGAGGTAAGTGAAAGAACGCCAAACCTCTGCCGTTTAAGCCCGGCGGGACCGCACCACATGGAAGACCTGTATTTTGCCGGGGGAATTCCGGCGGTAATGAAGGAGCTTTCAAAGAAAGGTTTGATCAGAGAAGACCTCCTTACCGTTTCGGGAAAAACGGTGGGGGAAAACCTGAAAAATGCTGTCAATAAAAATCCCGAAGTTATCCGACCCATTGATAATCCTTACTCGGAGACGGGGGGCTTAGCAATTTTGTTTGGAACCCTGGCACCCCGGGGAGCGGTGGTGAAAAAATCGGCGGTTTTACCGGAAATGTTAACCCATACCGGTCCGGCCCGGGTTTTTGATAGCGAAGAAGATGCTACCACTGCCATTTTAACCGGGCAAATAAAGAAAGGCGATGTGGTGGTTATCCGCTATGAAGGCCCCAAAGGTGGTCCTGGCATGCGGGAGATGTTAACACCAACTTCGGCCCTTGCCGGGATGGGCTTGGATAAAGATGTGGCATTGATTACCGATGGCCGGTTTTCGGGAGCAACCCGGGGAGCAGCAATCGGGCATGTTTCTCCCGAAGGTTATGAAGGTGGACCGATAGCTTTGGTTCGGGAAGGAGACTTAATAAAAATAGATATTCCGGGGCAAAGATTAGATCTTTTAGTATCAGAAGAAGAACTTAACCAAAGAAAAGCCCGGTTACAAATTCCCGAGCCTAAGATTAAAGAAGGTTACCTTGCTCGTTATCAAAAATTAGTGAGCTCTGCTAATTTAGGTGCGGTGTTTTTAAAGTAGGGGTGAGCGAAATGGAGTTAACCGGAGCGCAAATTTTAATTAAAGTATTAGAGGATTTAGGAGTGGATACTGTATTTGGCTATCCCGGTGGAGCGGTACTGCCCATTTACGATGCCCTTTATGATTCAAAAATTACCCATTACTTGACCCGGCACGAACAGGGAGCGGCCCATGCTGCCGATGGCTATGCCCGCGCTTCGGGGAAGGTAGGGGTATGTTTTGCAACTTCCGGCCCAGGAGCCACTAACCTGGTAACCGGTCTTGCCACTGCCTATAT is a window encoding:
- the ilvE gene encoding branched-chain-amino-acid transaminase, coding for MGLLIYLDGKFVPEEEAKVSVFDHGLLYGDGVFEGIRAYNNRVFKLKEHIDRLYESAKAILLEIPLTKEEMTEVVLETMRKNNLREGYIRLVVTRGKGDLGLDPRKCPKATVFCIGSSITLYPERFYEEGLEVITVPTRRNLNEASSPRIKSLNYLNNILAKIEANLHGVLEAILLNQEGYVAEATGDNVFIVKNGRLITPPSYAGILEGITRNTVMDLARKRGIPVEEKLFTRYDIFNADECFLTGTAAEVIPVVKVDGRTIGEGVPGPMTKTLIKDFREYVTTDGPFIFSE
- a CDS encoding TetR/AcrR family transcriptional regulator; its protein translation is MNPKIRAILKAAAKVMAQKGFEKATMDEIAKISKVAKGTLYYYFKSKEELFLKLTLSILEELEERTKKVLELKVSAAEKLRALIKVQVEFFLEFHEEVVLVLGDFFGSTLPRESFRVKINDYYRLINQLIAEGIKANEFREVNLEIFVPAFFGMTSFATIRGILREKGFLKEQLINNLTEIVLNGLKK
- the ilvD gene encoding dihydroxy-acid dehydratase: MPSHLIKSGISKAPHRSLLKALGITDNELKRPFIGVVHSFSEIVPGHVHLRTVVEAVKAGVRTAGGVPFELPVIGVCDGIAMNHEGMKYSLASRELIADSVEVMVKAHQFDALVFVPNCDKIVPGMLIAAMRLNLPAIFVSGGPMLAGRVRGKSVSLSNVFEGVGAVAAGLMSEEELLEYENYACPGCGSCAGMFTANSMNCLTEAIGMALPGNGTIPAVYAERLRLAKLSGEKVMELLSQNIRPRDIFTRESLLNGLAVDMALGCSTNTVLHLAAVAYEAGVEFDLNLVNEVSERTPNLCRLSPAGPHHMEDLYFAGGIPAVMKELSKKGLIREDLLTVSGKTVGENLKNAVNKNPEVIRPIDNPYSETGGLAILFGTLAPRGAVVKKSAVLPEMLTHTGPARVFDSEEDATTAILTGQIKKGDVVVIRYEGPKGGPGMREMLTPTSALAGMGLDKDVALITDGRFSGATRGAAIGHVSPEGYEGGPIALVREGDLIKIDIPGQRLDLLVSEEELNQRKARLQIPEPKIKEGYLARYQKLVSSANLGAVFLK